The nucleotide sequence TGGATTCTAGGGGGGACCACAGCCTTTGGGGAGTGTTAAGCAACATTAACGCACTTTTCAGTACTCATAGCCGTTAACACGTTGAAGCGCTCACTGTTTTGTCCTCCTTTGTGACTCTGCAGAGGCAGAAATGAACGTCCTCCATTAAAATTCAGTCAGGAAATACTTTACTCAGATCACCCAAAAGAGAGCTTTCACAGGTTGTTTCCACATACACTTCTACACAGTCATTCTTTGTTTTGCACCCGCATGAGTTTCCCCAATGCTGAATATTATTTagtgcaggtttaaggcaccaCTGACTTACTGTCACTTTTCAGACCTTGGAGCAAAGGTGCTCGTTTTATATGGAGTATGTGATCAGCGAGATGATCAGTTTTGTCCACTTCACGTCTCAGAGGTTTCAGTGTTGTGTCCATTTTAGTAAAACACGTTTGTTGTTTAAAAGCAGAAGCTGGTTTGAAGGCTGTCACCAGACCAGGGAAAAGCAGGACAAGTCCGCTGCAGACGCTTTATAATGGAGACCAGGTGAGAACGTACTGTcccaccacacacacgcacacacacaatcgCACACACATAGTGTGACAGCTAGTAGGTAGCAAGTTTCACTTTCACTGTACAGACTGTACCAACTGCAACATCTAAAGCTCAGTACTAAACACACTGTAGTATTAAACATAATGCAAAATGAACACTTGGGCTCAGGCTTCCGGTCTCTGACGAGATGCTGCATTTAGTGAGAACACTTTAAATTTGTATCAAGCTACTTATTAACATTCAAACACTCAAAAACCCCTGCAGCCTGCCTGCCAGCTTTCATAAGCAAAGGTCATCTGTGTAAACTTTATGTGCAGACCTTTGAAAGAGTCCAATCTTTAGTAAAATGTGTTCCACATGAAATCCTTGAAGGAGTTAAGTTCTGTACTGACAGCTGGCCTTCAGCGGTTTTTAAAAGGCTTTTGTTGAAAGTTGTTTgtgcctctccctctctctctgcatcGTCCTCATCACAAGCAGCTGGAGCTGTTGGCAGCTCACAAGTCCCTCCAAGGCCGCAGGGAGCTGCTGGAGCAGGCATGTCTGAGTCACACGAGGAAGCGCCGCGTGCTCTCGCCCGAGGATCTCAAACACCTCATTGTTGACGACATGCATGGCCTTATTTACTGCTATGTACCCAAGGTTGGTAAGCACGTACAGATGAAATGAAAGAGGTTTGAGAGAATGTGAGAGGAATGGATGATGATAGAGGGAGACAGGTGCATCTTTTTATTTCACAGGTGTTTCCTTTTCTGACTTGCAGGTAGCCTGCACTAACTGGAAGCGTGTCCTCATGGTCCTCACCAGCGACGGCCGCTACACCGACCCCCTCGCCATCCCCGCTAATGAGGCCCACGTCGCAGGTAACCTCCGCACGCTTTCCGAGTTCTCGGTCGCAGAGATCAACCAGCGCCTTCGCAGCTACCTCAAGTTCATCTTTGTGCGGGAGCCCTTTGAGCGGCTGGTGTCGGCCTACAGGAACAAATTCACGCGCAGGTACAACACTGCCTTCCACAAACGCTATGGAACCAAAATCATCCGCCGGCACAGGCCCAACGCCAAGCCGGAAGCCCTCGAGAAAGGAGATGATGTGACTTTCCCTGAGTTTGTCCAGTATCTCGTGGACCCTCGGACGCAACGGGAGGAACCTTTTAACGAGCACTGGGAGCGGGTGCACTCCCTCTGCCACCCCTGCCTGATCCACTATGACGTTGTGGGGAAATACGAGACTCTGGAGCCCGATGCTCAGGCCGTGCTCAGATTGGCCGGAGTGGAGGGGACGCTTCAATTTCCAACGTCCGGCAAGACCACCAGGACAGACGGCCACATGGCGGCGCGTTACTTTAAGCACATCAGTCCTTTCTATCAGAAAAAACTGTTCAACCTGTATCGCATGGACTTCATGCTCTTCAACTACTCCACACCAGAGTATCTCAGGACTTGATAAGCATCACTTGTCCTTTCAGGCACTTTTGTGTTGCTCCCTGCCTCGGAGTGGTCCATCACAAGCAGAGACTTGACACTGGGACTCTCCAAGGGAAACAGTTAACGGCTGTGGAGAGTGACTGGATTTTCTGGTTCCAGTAAGTGAAACTAAAAACTGCCTAAGAAGAAGACAGATGGTGTGTGTGCTGTTATCTACTGAGTGAGGATGGAGTTTGTCTTTAGCACAGCAGACTGCAGGTGACACATCATCTCTTTACAAACAGatcctttttgtgtttgttgcaaTTTCTTGCCAAAGTTTTGCTTCATCAAATTTAGCGAGCCTTGCTTTGACTTTAGTTGGAGTGTTGTAGAGCTGGTGAAATGTGCCTCATCAGCATTTTTCTGCAGCTCTCACtacagatttcttttctttgtttttgcatctTCTGAGAGGTAATGAGCCAGAAATGAAACTTGAGAGGAGCAGGTTCTCTTCTCACAGGTAAATGTGCTGACTGTGAAACTGAGCATAGTGTTGCCGTCTCTTAGGAAGGCCTTTATTTATGTCAGTATTTATTGTTTTGGAAAACAAGGATGTCGGgctcattttttttccagaggaaatgattttcttttcttaaagaacaaaaaacttTTCTCTTTCAGAGTCAATATCTTTTTGCCGTGTCAGCTTTTGCACATTAACCGATGCtaaaacagaaaactgtgagAGCGTACCACATCAGCCTCCTGCTTTAAATCTGCACAACTCTCACAGCTCTCGTTCACACCGGCTCCCACAGATCCCAGAGTGATTTCCAGTCGTAGACGCTCCCTCATTCCAGTAAAAGTGTGTTGCCGTCCCTCATCTATCGTGTGCCTGTATTTAGCTCTGAGCAGGTAGGCTGAACAAACAACCACATAGCTGTGGTCAGGGCTGCGTCCAGCCCAGGACTAGTCCTGGTCAGAGCTCCCCTTGTTGGGCTGTAGGCAAGCACACCAAGGTTTAATCCACCTACAGTCACCAAACAGGCCTCGTTCAGTAAATATGATCAGTACACTGTTTGACCTTCATTAACTCTTTGAAGACAGAATATGCATTTAAGATGGACTTGAAATATTTGCCAAAGATAAAAATAACTTCTTTAAAATTCATATTACCTCAGATATTTCCTTGCAAGCACCATAAGCGAGAGACAGTTTGTATCATACATATCTGTTTATATCCCAGCATCCACTTAAATTATAGGAAGATTAGATTatgctttaaaaataactcCCAAAGGCATTTCAAGATGGCTTTAACCAACAAGAATTGGGCACAAGAGCTAGAAGAGATTTGGATCTCCCCTAAACGAATAAActgaaatcaaaacaaacagttcTTTGATTCCTTACAATAATCTGAATATCTCAGTGCTACACAGTTTATCAAGATTAAGAGCTGGGATTACTTATTCTTTGTAGATTGCTGAGACATGATCTCAAAACATCAGAAGCGAACATTTCAGAAACACACCCACGGTTTGCTCACTGTAC is from Oreochromis niloticus isolate F11D_XX linkage group LG20, O_niloticus_UMD_NMBU, whole genome shotgun sequence and encodes:
- the LOC100695310 gene encoding carbohydrate sulfotransferase 11 isoform X2 is translated as MKMPRGGRLFLATCLGSLFVLVLYFQSITKPEAGLKAVTRPGKSRTSPLQTLYNGDQQLELLAAHKSLQGRRELLEQACLSHTRKRRVLSPEDLKHLIVDDMHGLIYCYVPKVACTNWKRVLMVLTSDGRYTDPLAIPANEAHVAGNLRTLSEFSVAEINQRLRSYLKFIFVREPFERLVSAYRNKFTRRYNTAFHKRYGTKIIRRHRPNAKPEALEKGDDVTFPEFVQYLVDPRTQREEPFNEHWERVHSLCHPCLIHYDVVGKYETLEPDAQAVLRLAGVEGTLQFPTSGKTTRTDGHMAARYFKHISPFYQKKLFNLYRMDFMLFNYSTPEYLRT
- the LOC100695310 gene encoding carbohydrate sulfotransferase 11 isoform X1, with the protein product MKMPRGGRLFLATCLGSLFVLVLYFQSITKPAEAGLKAVTRPGKSRTSPLQTLYNGDQQLELLAAHKSLQGRRELLEQACLSHTRKRRVLSPEDLKHLIVDDMHGLIYCYVPKVACTNWKRVLMVLTSDGRYTDPLAIPANEAHVAGNLRTLSEFSVAEINQRLRSYLKFIFVREPFERLVSAYRNKFTRRYNTAFHKRYGTKIIRRHRPNAKPEALEKGDDVTFPEFVQYLVDPRTQREEPFNEHWERVHSLCHPCLIHYDVVGKYETLEPDAQAVLRLAGVEGTLQFPTSGKTTRTDGHMAARYFKHISPFYQKKLFNLYRMDFMLFNYSTPEYLRT
- the LOC100695310 gene encoding carbohydrate sulfotransferase 11 isoform X4, producing MKMPRGGRLFLATCLGSLFVLVLYFQSITKPEAGLKAVTRPGKSRTSPLQTLYNGDQLELLAAHKSLQGRRELLEQACLSHTRKRRVLSPEDLKHLIVDDMHGLIYCYVPKVACTNWKRVLMVLTSDGRYTDPLAIPANEAHVAGNLRTLSEFSVAEINQRLRSYLKFIFVREPFERLVSAYRNKFTRRYNTAFHKRYGTKIIRRHRPNAKPEALEKGDDVTFPEFVQYLVDPRTQREEPFNEHWERVHSLCHPCLIHYDVVGKYETLEPDAQAVLRLAGVEGTLQFPTSGKTTRTDGHMAARYFKHISPFYQKKLFNLYRMDFMLFNYSTPEYLRT
- the LOC100695310 gene encoding carbohydrate sulfotransferase 11 isoform X3, with the protein product MKMPRGGRLFLATCLGSLFVLVLYFQSITKPAEAGLKAVTRPGKSRTSPLQTLYNGDQLELLAAHKSLQGRRELLEQACLSHTRKRRVLSPEDLKHLIVDDMHGLIYCYVPKVACTNWKRVLMVLTSDGRYTDPLAIPANEAHVAGNLRTLSEFSVAEINQRLRSYLKFIFVREPFERLVSAYRNKFTRRYNTAFHKRYGTKIIRRHRPNAKPEALEKGDDVTFPEFVQYLVDPRTQREEPFNEHWERVHSLCHPCLIHYDVVGKYETLEPDAQAVLRLAGVEGTLQFPTSGKTTRTDGHMAARYFKHISPFYQKKLFNLYRMDFMLFNYSTPEYLRT